A single region of the Salvia splendens isolate huo1 chromosome 18, SspV2, whole genome shotgun sequence genome encodes:
- the LOC121775990 gene encoding probable galactinol--sucrose galactosyltransferase 5, which translates to MAPSLSKGGSNAAVVVDGFTTSMITLDESNFVVNDHVILSDVPLNITAAPSPYAVGEKAAASATSPGCFVGFDAVEAKSHHVVPIGKLKNITFMSIFRFKVWWTTHWIGSNGSDLERETQIVVLDKSEGPGFNDRPYVVLLPLIEGQFRASLQPGIDDFIDLCVESGSTKVNGSSFQASLYMHAGDDPFTLVKDAIKVARHHLGTFRLLEEKTPPGIVDKFGWCTWDAFYLTVQPQGVMEGVKGLVDGGCPPGLVLIDDGWQSICHDEDDLTTEGMNRTSAGEQMPCRLIKFEENYKFRDYKSPNKTGPGPNTGMKAFIRDMKDTYTSVDYVYVWHALCGYWGGIRPDVPGLPEAKVIEPLLTPGLKTTMEDLAVDKIVNNGVGLVPPKLAEKMYEGMHSHLESVGIDGIKVDVIHLLEMLCEDYGGRVDLAKDYYKALTKSVQNHFKGNGVIASMEHCNDFMFLGTEAISLGRVGDDFWCTDPSGDPNGTFWLQGCHMVHCAYNSLWMGNFIHPDWDMFQSTHPCALFHAASRAISGGPIYVSDSVGKHNFELLKSLVLPDGTILRCDYYALPSRDRLFLDPLHDGKTMLKIWNLNKFTGVIGAFNCQGGGWDRKERRNQCFSECSRPVSATTGPSDIEWKQGGNPIAVDGVEKFAMYLYGEKKLVLSKPSDTIAVELDPFNFELITVSPVKTLAGTSVQFAPIGLVNMLNTGGAIQSVAYNDRAKSVKIGVKGTGEMKVYASQRPAAVKVNGANVRFGYADSLVAVEVPWVNPTGVSVIDYVF; encoded by the exons ATGGCTCCGAGTTTGAGCAAGGGAGGCTCCAACGCCGCCGTGGTGGTGGACGGATTCACCACCTCCATGATCACCCTCGACGAATCCAACTTCGTCGTGAATGATCATGTCATCCTCTCCGACGTCCCTCTCAACATCACGGCGGCTCCCTCGCCCTACGCTGTCGGGGAGAAGGCTGCCGCCTCTGCCACCTCCCCCGGCTGCTTCGTGgggttcgacgccgtggaggctAAGAGCCACCACGTCGTCCCTATAGGGAAGCTCAAGAACATCACATTCATGTCCATTTTCCGCTTCAAGGTGTGGTGGACCACCCACTGGATCGGGTCCAACGGGTCGGATCTCGAGCGCGAGACCCAGATTGTCGTCCTCGACAAATCCGAGGGCCCGGGATTCAATGACAGGCCCTATGTCGTCCTACTTCCCCTTATCGAGGGCCAATTCCGAGCCTCCCTCCAGCCCGGGATTGACGACTTCATCGACTTATGCGTCGAGAGCGGCTCGACCAAGGTGAACGGGTCGTCCTTCCAGGCGTCCCTCTACATGCACGCCGGGGACGACCCGTTCACGCTGGTGAAGGATGCCATCAAGGTGGCGCGCCACCACCTCGGGACGTTCCGTCTCCTCGAGGAGAAGACGCCGCCCGGGATCGTCGACAAGTTCGGGTGGTGCACGTGGGACGCCTTCTACCTCACGGTCCAGCCCCAAGGAGTGATGGAGGGGGTGAAAGGCCTTGTCGACGGAGGCTGCCCGCCCGGCCTAGTGCTCATCGACGACGGCTGGCAGTCGATCTGCCACGACGAGGACGACCTTACCACGGAGGGAATGAACCGGACCTCCGCCGGAGAGCAGATGCCCTGCAGGCTGATTAAGTTCGAGGAGAACTACAAGTTCAGGGACTATAAAAGCCCGAACAAGACCGGGCCCGGCCCGAACACCGGGATGAAGGCCTTCATCCGGGATATGAAGGATACCTACACGAGCGTAGACTACGTGTACGTGTGGCACGCTCTGTGTGGGTACTGGGGCGGGATTAGGCCCGATGTCCCGGGCCTTCCCGAAGCTAAGGTGATTGAGCCTTTGCTTACTCCCGGGCTCAAGACAACTATGGAAGATCTTGCTGTTGACAAGATTGTTAACAATGGTGTTGGGCTTGTCCCACCTAAGCTGGCTGAGAAGATGTATGAAGGAATGCATTCCCATCTTGAATCTGTTGGGATTGATGGAATCAAAGTTGATGTCATCCAT TTGCTGGAAATGTTGTGTGAGGACTATGGTGGTCGGGTGGATCTAGCAAAGGATTACTACAAGGCCCTGACCAAGTCGGTTCAGAACCATTTCAAAGGAAACGGAGTCATTGCTAGCATGGAGCACTGCAACGACTTCATGTTCCTCGGGACTGAGGCCATCAGTCTCGGTCGTGTTG GTGATGACTTTTGGTGTACCGACCCATCGGGTGATCCTAACGGCACGTTCTGGCTACAAGGGTGCCACATGGTGCACTGCGCCTACAATAGTTTGTGGATGGGTAACTTTATCCACCCCGACTGGGACATGTTCCAGTCGACCCACCCTTGCGCGCTGTTCCACGCTGCGTCGCGTGCCATCTCTGGTGGGCCCATCTATGTTAGTGACTCCGTCGGGAAGCACAACTTCGAGCTGCTCAAGAGCCTCGTGCTCCCTGACGGAACCATCCTCCGTTGCGACTACTACGCCCTGCCCTCTCGCGACCGCCTCTTCCTAGACCCCCTCCACGATGGCAAGACCATGTTGAAGATTTGGAACCTCAACAAG TTCACCGGAGTGATCGGAGCATTCAACTGCCAGGGCGGCGGGTGGGATCGCAAGGAGCGGCGCAACCAGTGCTTCTCCGAGTGCTCCCGCCCGGTCTCCGCCACCACTGGCCCGAGCGACATCGAGTGGAAGCAAGGCGGTAACCCGATCGCCGTCGACGGCGTGGAGAAATTCGCGATGTACCTCTACGGCGAGAAGAAGCTCGTCCTCTCCAAGCCCTCCGACACCATCGCCGTCGAGCTCGATCCGTTCAACTTCGAGCTGATCACCGTCTCTCCTGTGAAGACCTTGGCTGGAACCTCCGTCCAGTTCGCGCCGATCGGGCTGGTGAACATGCTCAACACCGGCGGCGCGATCCAGTCGGTGGCGTACAACGATCGGGCGAAATCGGTGAAGATCGGAGTGAAGGGAACcggagagatgaaggtgtacgcGTCGCAGAGGCCGGCGGCGGTCAAAGTGAACGGCGCGAACGTGAGATTCGGGTACGCGGATTCCTtggtggcggtggaggtgcCATGGGTGAATCCTACTGGAGTTTCGGTGATTGATtatgtgttttga